The following coding sequences are from one Schizosaccharomyces osmophilus chromosome 1, complete sequence window:
- the lam3 gene encoding Ragulator complex subunit, LAMTOR3-like protein: MSVSQQLAEIAGNEKTVMYAADNNLQEVFCYPEVSDKPTLIQLTDACLHAQELAKHLDFGKTVSITNHYSRGSCVLQTTREKKDGSGNIVSTTIAAQDVLRNALKSSRALDKVISQL; encoded by the exons ATGTCTGTTTCTCAACAATTGGCAGAGATTGCAGG CAACGAAAAAACCGTGATGTATGCCGCAGACAACAATTTGCAAGAAGTCTTTTGCTATCCCGAAGTTTCTGATAAACCGACGCTTATTCAATTAACAGATGCTTGCCTTCATGCACAAGAACTTGCCAAACATTTGGATTTCGGAAAAACAGTGTCAATCACTAACCACTATTCTCGTGGTAGCTGTGTCTTACAAACAACcagagagaaaaaagacgGTTCAGGAAACATTGTGTCTACTACCATTGCGGCTCAGGATGTCTTGAGAAATGCGTTAAAATCCAGTCGAGCATTAGACAAAGTAATCTCTCAACTCTAA
- the ies6 gene encoding Ino80 complex subunit Ies6 has protein sequence MEQSATVENLDISLLPKPFRNQNYKAQSRRNRNLKQILQNDPIQNEPTKLSYSSIEAPPSILPQPKYCDVTGLPAPYTDPKTRLRYHNKEIYSLIRELPSGVDQEYLKLRSSDIVLK, from the coding sequence ATGGAACAATCAGCAACAGTCGAGAATCTAGATATTAGTCTACTTCCAAAACCGTTTCGGAATCAAAACTATAAAGCACAATCCAGAAGAAACCGAAATTTGAAGCAAATCTTGCAAAACGACCCAATTCAAAATGAACCCACCAAATTGTCCTACAGTTCTATAGAGGCACCGCCAAGCATTCTTCCGCAACCAAAGTATTGTGATGTTACAGGATTGCCAGCTCCCTACACTGATCCGAAGACACGTCTACGGTACCACAATAAGGAAATTTATAGCTTGATTCGGGAACTGCCATCAGGCGTTGATCAAGAATACCTGAAACTTCGTTCATCGGATATTGTTTTGAAGTAA
- the hri2 gene encoding eIF2 alpha kinase Hri2: MLYHNSGSLSASSATDTLALDQALSLREDGRLKEISANRHGRLLFTALLENFCQLYDSDPSRSRRLFTLICQTLKRIGIVDEEYIDELAGIRSTYQSALHHLITQAREVLFEEDHDKQVPLPIKPYVPERSYEELQVALQRISNSGSSNPSSSQQQNSHNDFTYYTWLHTKHSRYANDFEELQMLGKGGFGAVYRVRNRVDGAEYAMKKIFPTFQQVPYTKIFREIKSLAKLDHPNIVRYYASWLENTSEIVPNVRKPTVSSAKMIQGLESLEISRDDSITIANKEDSFYSDDQSNNDSIVFAADVSGQSDNIYFQKGSSEASESSDTSHDRDSENKYGSSYDDIIENPEDSSVLHTSAIAPLNCFVLYIQMQLCTDDLESYLFRRNSKISFPLSTVDTRIHIHLFRAILHGVVYIHEIAHLIHRDVKPSNIFLAKSLTLDRGSVPLYNYRDDANNALDNYTPKLGDFGLVIDNEGKMLKSVSFSKDLQRVSPMDATQHVGTMSYAAPELLDALASHSNVPVSEAVDTFALGIVLFELLYPFDTTMERASKLRDLRQGVLPDEFIEKHGCESSLILWMTAKDPSKRPMLSDVLKCNLLPSYSEEIHSEKLEVLLSSQSTATDHRYWEEMIEENKRLREENIRLRNELELLKKN; this comes from the exons ATGCTGTATCACAATTCAGGTAGTTTGTCTGCCTCCTCTGCTACAGATACTCTTGCTCTTGATCAGGCTTTATCCTTACGGGAAGATGGAAggttaaaagaaatatctGCGAATAGACACG GAAGACTGTTGTTTACGGCTTTACTAGAAAACTTTTGTC aattgtaTGATTCAGATCCCTCTCGATCCAGAAGGCTCTTTACACTAATTTGTCAAACATTGAAACGTATTGGAATTGTCGATGAAGAGTACATTGACGAACTTGCTGGGATTCGATCAACGTATCAAAGTGCATTGCACCATCTTATTACTCAGGCTAGAGAGGTTttgtttgaagaagatcATGATAAGCAAGTTCCATTGCCTATCAAACCCTATGTCCCAGAGAGATCGTATGAAGAACTGCAAGTAGCTCTTCAAAGAATCTCAAATTCGGGGTCTTCCAATCCTTCTAGTTCACAACAGCAGAATTCGCACAATGACTTCACGTACTATACGTGGTTGCATACAAAACATTCTCGATATGCGAATGATTTTGAAGAGCTACAGATGCTTGGTAAAGGTGGTTTTGGTGCCGTGTATCGAGTACGCAACCGTGTCGATGGTGCTGAATATgctatgaaaaaaatattcccCACCTTTCAACAGGTGCCTTATACTAAAATTTTTCGCGAAATAAAAAGCCTTGCAAAGTTGGATCACCCTAATATTGT CCGATATTATGCTAGTTGGTTGGAAAATACTTCTGAAATCGTGCCAAATGTACGCAAACCTACTGTATCTTCAGCGAAGATGATACAGGGCTTGGAGTCTTTGGAAATTAGTCGCGATGATTCCATTACAATTGCCAATAAAGAAGACTCTTTTTATAGTGATGACCAGTCAAATAACGACAGTATCGTTTTCGCGGCTGACGTATCAGGGCAGTCGgataatatttattttcagaAAGGGTCGTCTGAAGCTAGTGAAAGTAGTGATACTTCGCATGATCGAGATTCAGAAAATAAGTATGGCTCTTCGTACGATGATATTATTGAAAATCCGGAAGATTCAAGCGTTCTTCACACTTCCGCTATAGCTCCATTAAATTGCTTTGTCTTATACATTCAGATGCAACTTTGCACTGACGATTTGGAGTCTTATCTTTTTCGAcgtaattccaaaatttcatttccatTGTCTACAGTGGATACCAGGATTCACATACATTTATTTAGAGCTATATTACACGGCGTTGTTTACATTCATGAAATCGCACATCTCATTCACCGCGATGTAAAACCAAGTAACATATTCTTGGCAAAATCTCTTACTCTCGATCGCGGTTCTGTACCTTTGTACAATTATCGAGACGACGCCAATAATGCGCTCGATAACTATACACCAAAGTTAGGCGACTTTGGTTTGGTGATTGATAACGAAGGGAAAATGCTCAAGTCTGTATCCTTTTCGAAAGATCTTCAGCGTGTATCTCCGATGGATGCTACCCAACATGTTGGCACTATGTCTTATGCTGCTCCTGAGCTTCTTGATGCTTTAGCATCACACAGCAATGTTCCTGTATCCGAGGCCGTAGACACTTTTGCCTTGGGTATAGTTCTCTTTGAACTCCTTTATCCTTTTGATACGACTATGGAGCGGGCTTCAAAACTTCGAGATTTGCGACAAGGTGTTTTGCCTgatgaatttattgaaaagcaTGGTTGTGAATCTAGTTTAATTTTATGGATGACCGCAAAAGATCCATCCAAGCGTCCGATGCTATCTGatgttttgaaatgtaACCTTCTACCCTCATATTCCGAGGAAATTCATTCTGAAAAACTTGAAGTATTGCTTTCATCTCAGTCCACTGCGACTGATCATCGTTATTGGGAGGAAATgattgaagaaaacaaacgacTACGAGAAGAAAACATTCGTTTACGAAATGAATTAGAActactaaaaaaaaattaa
- the mak16 gene encoding nuclear HMG-like acidic protein Mak16, producing MQQDEVIWQVIGHEFCSYRIKGEALNFCRNEYNVTGLCNRQSCPLANSRYATVREDNGKLYLYMKTIERAHSPAKLWQRIKLSKNYTKALEQINQNLLYWPGRQIHRCKQRLTRLTQYLMKARRLALKHQPTLIPIKPKQKHRETTRERKALVAAKLERNIERELVERLKSGVYGDQPLNVNEEIWHKVLSAREGLVDEAKEQEDLEDAEVEYVDEDEDEDEEEISDLEDWLADQGSEEAPTSESDEDEESSDGEEDATSKKRKSAEDKKPSKKRGPHIHIEYEREHETAPAVQQQHAW from the exons ATGCAGCAGGACGAAGTGATTTGGCAAGTTATTGGCCATGAATTTTGCTCATATAGGATAAA AGGTGAAGCCTTAAATTTTTGCAGAAATGAGTATAACGTTACTGGACTTTGCAATCGACAATCGTGTCCATTGGCAAACTCTCGTTATGCTACAGTTCGAGAGGATAACGGAAAACTGTATCTTTATATGAAAACAATTGAAAGAGCACATTCGCCCGCGAAGTTATGGCAACGGATTAAGCTGTCCAAGAATTATACCAAGGCGTTGGAACAGATTAACCAAAATTTGCTTTACTGGCCTGGACGTCAAATCCATCGCTGCAAACAAAGACTTACTCGTCTTACACAGTACTTAATGAAAGCCAGGAGGCTTGCTCTTAAACATCAACCTACTTTAATCCCTATAAAGCCTAAGCAAAAACACCGTGAAACCACCAGAGAACGTAAGGCTCTCGTTGCTGCTAAattagaaagaaacattgaGCGAGAATTGGTTGAGCGGCTTAAGAGTGGTGTCTACGGCGATCAGCCACTTAATGTGAACGAGGAAATCTGGCACAAGGTTTTGTCCGCTCGCGAGGGTTTGGTTGATGAAGCCAAGGAGCAAGAAGACCTCGAAGATGCCGAAGTCGAATATGTtgatgaagacgaagaCGAGGATGAGGAGGAGATTTCCGACTTAGAAGACTGGTTGGCGGATCAAGGTTCTGAAGAAGCTCCAACTTCTGAAAGCGACGAGGACGAAGAAAGTTCAGATGGCGAAGAAGATGCCACATCTAAAAAACGCAAGTCTGCTGAAGATAAAAAGCCTAGCAAGAAGCGTGGTCCTCACATACATATTGAATATGAACGCGAACATGAGACTGCTCCAGCTGTGCAGCAACAGCATGCCTGGTAA
- the mss1 gene encoding mitochondrial tRNA wobble uridine modification GTPase Mss1 — MMQRLQGISKFVPTIYALSTPAGRAALSVVRISGPSASKVLQKLTGKIPQPRLASLQTIKHPTRSQIVDKALILYFQQPASFTGEDIVEFHLHGGRAIVTEALDAIERTNLPNLRYALPGEFSERAFYNGKTDLTQLEGLADAIDAETSEQLYSVSQQAHGDLYRLCFRWRNKLLECRALLEATIDFSEEHDLDQKEFEPIFKEILDLTGEMERHLSKARPTEILRQGIRVAVVGPPNAGKSSLVNYLAKRKVSIVNEQPGTTRDAIETLLDIHGFPVFLTDTAGFRKGSDVQEIESIGIEIAKEKAEKAQVVLLILPSGTWTGQSLALETQIFDLVKNYKAQKQQVHVLLNKTDLVQRASEAASPVRKYLHQALDIPVSNVHEVSVKNDMGLEQALDALASSFRIISHVQAENNQGDGYGWNQRQREALKECIKHLRMSLDHASDVVLTAEELKLAADEIGRITGAVNVESLFDIIFSRFCVGK, encoded by the exons ATGATGCAGCGACTTCAAGGCATTTCTAAATTTGTGCCAACGATTTATGCCTTATCGACTCCCGCAGGTCGCGCAGCTCTTTCAGTTGTCCGTATTTCTGGGCCTTCTGCCAGCAAG GTACTCCAAAAACTGACTGGAAAGATACCACAGCCGCGCTTGGCATCTCTGCAAACTATAAAACACCCTACCCGGTCTCAGATTGTTGATAAGGCGCtaattttatattttcaacAGCCAGCATCGTTTACTGGAGAAGACATAGTGGAATTTCATTTGCATGGTGGCAGGGCAATTGTTACGGAAGCGTTGGATGCAATTGAGCGAACGAATTTGCCAAATTTACGATATGCATTGCCTGGAGAATTTTCAGAAAGGGCATTCTACAATGGAAAAACCGACTTGACTCAACTGGAAGGACTTGCTGATGCTATTGATGCCGAAACATCAGAACAACTTTATTCTGTATCACAACAAGCACATGGCGACCTATATCGTTTATGTTTTCGTTGGAGGAACAAGCTACTTGAATGCAGAGCGCTTTTGGAGGCTACGATTGATTTTTCTGAAGAGCATGATTTGgaccaaaaagaatttgaacctatttttaaagaaatcctGGATTTAACGGGTGAAATGGAACGTCATTTGTCCAAGGCCAGACCAACAGAAATTCTTCGACAAGGCATTCGAGTAGCTGTGGTCGGACCACCAAATGCTGGCAAATCAAGCTTGGTGAATTATTTGGCCAAGCGAAAAGTATCTATTGTTAATGAACAGCCAGGGACTACTCGAGATGCTATTGAGACCTTGCTCGATATTCACGGCTTTCCGGTTTTCTTGACCGACACGGCTGGATTTCGAAAAGGTTCAGATGTTCAAGAGATTGAAAGCATTGGCATAgaaattgcaaaagaaaaggcagaAAAAGCTCAAGTAGTTTTGCTTATATTACCATCCGGTACCTGGACCGGACAATCTCTTGCTTTAGAAACCCAAATTTTTGACCTTGtgaaaaattacaaagCTCAGAAACAGCAAGTTCATGTGCTATTGAACAAAACCGACCTCGTCCAGCGAGCATCTGAAGCAGCAAGCCCGGTCCGCAAATACTTGCATCAAGCCCTTGACATCCCAGTATCTAATGTCCATGAGGTATCTGTAAAAAATGATATGGGGCTTGAACAAGCGCTTGATGCACTGGCATCATCTTTCAGAATAATTTCCCATGTGCAGGCTGAAAACAACCAGGGCGATGGGTATGGTTGGAATCAACGTCAGAGAGAAGCATTAAAAGAATGCATAAAACATTTAAGAATGTCTCTTGATCACGCTTCCGATGTGGTCTTAACAGCGGAAGAATTGAAACTCGCGGCTGATGAAATTGGTCGTATTACTGGAGCAGTGAACGTTGAAAGCTTGTTTGACATTATATTCTCTAGGTTTTGTGTAGGAAAATAA
- the tim10 gene encoding Tim9-Tim10 complex subunit Tim10: protein MSFFGIGRGNQSVNPQNIALAEQEVELSVEIFNRMVSSCHKKCIATPYKEAELTKGESVCIDRCVAKYFDTSKVLGEHMKKIGEQNAPPQ from the exons ATGTCGTTTTTCGGAATCGGAAGGGGAAATCAGTCTGTGAACCCTCAAAACATTGCTTTGGCTGAGCAAGAAGTTGAATTAAGTGTGGAGATTTTCAACAG AATGGTGTCTTCTTGCCATAAAAAGTGTATCGCTACACCCTACAAGGAAGCCGAGTTGACCAAAGGTGAAAGCGTTTGTATTGACCGCTGCGTCGCCAAGTACTTTGACACTAGCAAGGTTCTAGGTGAGCACATGAAGAAAATTGGTGAACAAAATGCCCCCCCTCAGTAA